The proteins below come from a single Vanessa cardui chromosome 7, ilVanCard2.1, whole genome shotgun sequence genomic window:
- the LOC124531088 gene encoding maltase A1-like: MFVFRIAPIIILPALFLLAAANNAKDLEWWETTIFYQIYPRSFMDSDGDGIGDLKGITSKLEYLKELGVGATWLSPMFQSPMYDFGYDIADFYDVHDEYGTMEDFDNLMAKAKELDIKIVLDFVPNHGSNESVWFEEALRGHEKYYDYFMWEDGIVDENGTLHPPNNWNSVFRKSAWEYREEVDKYYLHQFVIGQPDLNYRNPEVVEEMKNVLRFWFDKGVAGFRVDAISHLFEVDKEKFGGRYPDEPLSGDSTDDPENYNYLDHIYTKDLDETFDMVYQWREVFEEYSEKDGLARVMMTESYGSPQVVMKYFGDGEREGSHMPFNFVLISDVNGDSTAAEIKYALDKFLTFKPIDKLANWVAGNHDNNRVASRFSPKLVDGMNMIVLLLPGIAVTYMGEEIGMVDGFVSWEDTVDPSGCNTDDPINYVSVSRDPERTPFQWSSEKNAGFSTGDKTWLPVAEGYETLNVEVQRNVERSHLNIYKSLAKLRTEPAFRHGRYESVALNSDVFAFRRWHEGETYVVIINLRDETYDIDLTYFENVMGHLEVVVNSLDSPKIVGDVFEASALPVAGYEGIVLKLV, encoded by the exons ATGTTTGTTTTTAGGATAGCTCCGATTATTATCCTGCCCGCCTTGTTTTTGCTCGCTGCAGCAAACAATGCAAAAGACCTGGAATGGTGGGAGACAACTATATTCTACCAGATCTACCCGAGGTCGTTTATGGATAGCGATGGTGATGGCATCGGGGATCTGAAAG GAATAACTTCAAAGTTGGAATATTTGAAGGAGTTAGGCGTCGGGGCGACATGGCTGTCTCCAATGTTTCAATCACCTATGTACGATTTTGGGTATGATATCGCCGACTTTTACGACGTCCACGATGAATACGGAACCATGGAAGATTTCGATAATTTGATGGCTAAGGCCAAGGAATTAG ACATAAAGATTGTTCTCGATTTCGTACCAAATCATGGTAGCAACGAAAGTGTATGGTTTGAAGAGGCATTGAGAGGTCATGAAAAGTACTATGATTACTTTATGTGGGAGGACGGTATTGTCGATGAAAATGGAACCTTACACCCGCCAAATAAttgg AACAGTGTTTTCCGTAAGAGCGCTTGGGAATACAGGGAAGAAGTcgacaaatattatttacatcaatTCGTCATTGGTCAACCGGATTTGAACTATCGTAATCCTGAAGTCGTCGAGGAGATGAAGAATGTTTTGAGATTTTGGTTTGATAAAGGCGTCGCTGGTTTTCGAGTAGATGCTATATCACATTTGTTTGAAGTGGACAAGGAAAAGTTTGGAGGACGATACCCCGATGAGCCTCTAAGTGGTGACAGCACTGATGATCCAGAAAATTATAACTACTTAGATCACATTTACACCAAAGATTTGGATGAAACTTTTGATATGGTATATCAATGGCGAGAAGTCTTCGAAGAGTATAGTGAAAAGGATGGTTTAGCAAGAGTAATGATGACTGAATCTTACGGAAGCCCACAGGTCGTAATGAAGTATTTCGGTGACGGGGAACGCGAGGGCTCGCATATGCCATTCAATTTTGTACTCATTTCTGATGTTAATGGCGATTCAACTGCAGCTGAAATAAAATACGCTCTTGATAAATTTTTGACGTTTAAGCCTATCGACAAACTTGCTAACTGGGTG GCTGGAAATCACGATAATAACAGAGTTGCATCGAGATTCAGTCCTAAATTAGTCGATGGAATGAATATGATTGTTTTACTGCTTCCTGGAATCGCAGTCACTTACATG GGTGAGGAAATTGGTATGGTAGATGGTTTCGTAAGCTGGGAAGACACAGTTGATCCGAGTGGCTGCAATACAGATGATCCTATCAATTATGTATCAGTCTCGCGCGATCCAGAAAGAACTCCATTCCAGTGGAGTTCCGAGAAAAACGccg GTTTCTCGACTGGTGACAAAACTTGGCTACCAGTTGCTGAAGGTTATGAAACTCTAAACGTAGAAGTACAACGTAATGTTGAACGATCacatctaaatatttataagtccTTAGCAAAATTACGAACGGAACCAGCTTTCAGGCACGGCAGATATGAATCAGTTGCCCTTAATTCGGACGTATTTGCTTTCAGaag ATGGCACGAGGGTGAAACTTACGTAGTAATCATTAATCTTAGAGACGAAACTTATGATATTGATCTCACTTATTTTGAGAATGTAATGGGACACCTCGAAGTCGTTGTTAACAGCCTTGATTCACCAAAGATCGTTgg TGACGTCTTCGAAGCATCAGCGCTGCCTGTAGCGGGATATGAAGGAATTGTTTTgaaattagtttaa